In Gemmata obscuriglobus, a single genomic region encodes these proteins:
- a CDS encoding 3-keto-disaccharide hydrolase: MHRLVALVAAVLAGAVAGADEPKKLAASADGWIDLMSPEVWKKVDDRWIFASEVKLAPDSKGKADVRLKAEKKPGGAVWVNGETGRLPNLITKEEFGDCEIHVEFLIAKGSNAGVKFHEVYEIQIQDDYGKKNLDGSHMGGIYPRANLERGGYLDKGVPPKVNAAKPFGEWQTLEATWKSPRFNEKGEKSASALVVKATLNGQVIHENAEVKTPTGGNWGKKETPTGAFMLQTDHGPTAFRNVRIRPLK; the protein is encoded by the coding sequence ATGCACAGGCTCGTCGCCCTTGTCGCTGCGGTGCTCGCAGGCGCGGTTGCGGGAGCGGACGAGCCGAAAAAGCTCGCCGCGAGCGCCGACGGGTGGATCGACCTGATGAGCCCCGAGGTGTGGAAGAAGGTCGACGACCGGTGGATCTTCGCGAGCGAGGTGAAACTCGCTCCGGATTCGAAGGGCAAAGCCGACGTGCGCCTGAAGGCGGAAAAGAAGCCGGGCGGTGCGGTGTGGGTTAACGGTGAGACCGGGCGGCTCCCGAACCTCATCACGAAAGAGGAGTTCGGTGACTGCGAGATCCACGTCGAGTTTCTGATTGCGAAGGGCTCCAACGCCGGGGTCAAGTTTCACGAGGTGTACGAGATCCAGATCCAGGACGATTACGGCAAGAAGAACCTAGATGGTAGCCACATGGGCGGCATCTACCCGCGGGCGAACCTGGAGAGGGGCGGATACCTGGACAAGGGCGTGCCGCCGAAGGTGAACGCCGCGAAGCCGTTTGGCGAGTGGCAGACCCTTGAAGCGACATGGAAGTCACCGCGGTTCAACGAGAAGGGCGAGAAGAGCGCGAGCGCGTTGGTGGTGAAGGCGACGCTCAACGGGCAGGTGATTCACGAGAACGCCGAGGTCAAAACACCGACCGGTGGGAACTGGGGTAAGAAAGAGACTCCGACCGGGGCCTTCATGCTCCAGACGGACCACGGTCCGACGGCGTTCCGCAACGTCCGCATCCGCCCGCTCAAGTGA
- a CDS encoding alpha/beta hydrolase, whose amino-acid sequence MTRMRSVLAAGLFVLTATLPALPARGDGPAPATSAGATPLAVKTEKDVVYDTIDKQELKLDICAPKESGSYPCIVLLHGGAWVGGSRKDLSVGPKGGASLIEEVAAKGYVVASVGYRLAPKHRFPAQIQDVRAAVRFLRANAKTYGIDRDKFAAAGFSAGGHLALLLGLADKVAGWDAGSNLDQSSKVQCVVDFFGPTDLSLYNTEAILDAYLVPVFGKDAKTDKEVFKKASPVTYVSKTAPPVLIFHGTFDVVVPVVHSESLHKKLTDCGANCQLVTLFGEGHGWTGRTFAKSLTQALTFLDTHLKGKEQK is encoded by the coding sequence ATGACGCGAATGCGTTCGGTCCTTGCGGCCGGGTTATTCGTATTGACGGCGACTCTTCCGGCCTTGCCGGCCCGCGGAGACGGGCCGGCGCCAGCCACCTCCGCCGGGGCCACCCCCCTTGCGGTGAAGACGGAAAAGGACGTGGTGTACGACACCATCGACAAACAGGAACTGAAGCTCGACATCTGCGCCCCGAAGGAGAGCGGGTCGTACCCCTGTATCGTGCTGCTCCACGGCGGCGCCTGGGTCGGCGGGAGCCGCAAAGACCTGTCGGTCGGTCCGAAGGGCGGCGCGTCACTGATTGAAGAGGTCGCGGCGAAGGGGTACGTCGTGGCGTCGGTCGGATACCGGCTGGCGCCGAAGCACCGGTTCCCGGCCCAAATCCAGGACGTTCGGGCCGCGGTGCGGTTCTTGCGCGCGAACGCCAAGACCTACGGCATCGACCGCGACAAGTTCGCGGCGGCCGGGTTCTCGGCCGGCGGGCACCTCGCGCTACTCTTGGGTCTGGCGGACAAGGTCGCGGGTTGGGATGCGGGCTCGAACCTCGACCAAAGCTCGAAGGTGCAGTGCGTGGTGGACTTCTTCGGACCCACCGATCTGAGCCTGTATAACACCGAGGCGATCCTGGACGCGTACCTGGTGCCGGTGTTCGGGAAGGACGCCAAGACCGACAAAGAGGTGTTCAAAAAGGCGTCGCCGGTGACGTACGTGTCAAAGACGGCCCCCCCGGTGCTGATCTTTCACGGCACGTTCGATGTGGTGGTGCCGGTGGTCCACTCCGAATCGCTGCACAAGAAACTCACGGACTGCGGCGCGAACTGCCAGCTCGTCACCCTGTTCGGCGAGGGGCACGGGTGGACCGGGCGGACGTTTGCCAAGAGCTTGACTCAGGCCCTGACGTTCCTGGATACGCACCTGAAGGGGAAGGAGCAGAAGTGA
- a CDS encoding SPOR domain-containing protein, which translates to MRKKALLGASLALLTGGVVVGQQPGAPRLAPALPPGVTPVGSAQPTNPVAPAGGAYLPPTSGIQPASVTSAPVPLPTNIEIKTALGADHPWLLKPEHGAFFIMVKSYVRPAKDTPAAKEDPGASARELAEGLAHEIRDTYRVQAFLFEYISEERKAEMRQIAAARQKAQAYAAEIAKLRQRSQFQGTEFLEPDNKMHVMTHHHRDQIGVLVGGFQNEDDAKRALLKLKTWPTPKNELLVDKSAIVQTGANGKSEIVKAAINPYAGAFVVPNPTVPRSAQPQQGFDPFIVKLNEGMPYNLLKAKKTWTLAVKSFVAPVEITNKESTPSVMQKMGFSKGADALAAGAEQAEGLAKALRQMKGPNDQGLNLEAFVLHTRNASLVTVGQFDGPDDPSLLATKRLLAALQSKTRVTEDKTGLRPVANAPTLFDNIMPMPIPKAKE; encoded by the coding sequence ATGCGCAAGAAGGCGCTGTTGGGAGCCAGTTTGGCGCTGCTGACGGGCGGGGTGGTCGTGGGCCAGCAGCCGGGAGCGCCGCGGCTCGCACCAGCTCTGCCGCCGGGCGTTACGCCCGTCGGGTCGGCACAGCCGACCAACCCGGTGGCGCCGGCCGGAGGGGCGTACCTCCCCCCGACCAGCGGCATTCAGCCCGCGAGCGTCACGTCCGCGCCGGTGCCGCTGCCCACGAACATTGAGATCAAAACCGCCCTGGGCGCCGACCACCCGTGGCTGCTCAAACCGGAGCACGGGGCGTTCTTCATCATGGTGAAGAGCTACGTGCGCCCCGCGAAGGACACGCCGGCGGCGAAAGAGGACCCCGGCGCCTCCGCCCGCGAACTGGCCGAAGGGCTGGCCCACGAGATCCGCGACACGTACCGGGTCCAGGCGTTCTTGTTCGAGTACATCTCGGAGGAACGTAAGGCGGAAATGCGCCAGATCGCGGCGGCCCGGCAGAAGGCGCAGGCTTACGCGGCCGAGATCGCCAAGCTCCGGCAGCGCAGCCAGTTCCAGGGGACGGAGTTCCTGGAACCGGACAACAAGATGCACGTGATGACCCACCACCACCGCGACCAGATCGGCGTGCTGGTGGGCGGGTTCCAGAACGAGGACGACGCCAAGAGGGCGCTGCTCAAGCTGAAGACCTGGCCCACCCCGAAGAACGAACTCTTGGTGGACAAGAGCGCGATCGTTCAGACCGGGGCGAACGGCAAGTCCGAGATCGTGAAGGCCGCGATCAACCCTTACGCCGGCGCGTTCGTCGTACCGAACCCGACCGTGCCGCGGTCCGCGCAGCCGCAGCAGGGCTTCGACCCGTTCATCGTGAAGCTGAACGAGGGCATGCCGTACAACCTGCTGAAGGCGAAGAAGACCTGGACGCTGGCGGTGAAGTCGTTCGTCGCGCCGGTCGAGATCACCAACAAGGAATCGACCCCGAGCGTGATGCAAAAGATGGGGTTCAGCAAGGGCGCGGACGCACTGGCGGCGGGCGCGGAACAGGCCGAAGGGCTCGCCAAGGCGCTCCGCCAAATGAAGGGGCCGAACGACCAGGGGCTGAACCTGGAAGCGTTCGTGCTGCACACCCGCAACGCCAGTCTCGTCACCGTCGGCCAGTTCGACGGGCCGGACGACCCGTCGCTGCTCGCGACCAAGCGGCTGCTGGCGGCGCTCCAATCGAAAACGCGGGTGACCGAGGACAAGACCGGGCTGCGGCCGGTCGCGAACGCCCCGACGCTGTTCGACAACATCATGCCGATGCCGATCCCGAAGGCGAAAGAGTAA
- a CDS encoding TPM domain-containing protein, with the protein MRRTLFALIVLGSFGSVVLAQKTEPVAPGAQKDAPKREKALESKDEAKRFGETAWARLAPAAERLFKEKGIDFVVETAPSPPKGDPNKIAAMRPAEREKFFKEFTDARAKELNLKGVHVFVSMKPETLYVHVSEAADLPKGFGPKLKAALIASFREKKFDEGLNKAIDMTLDAKGLGEKK; encoded by the coding sequence ATGCGCCGCACTCTGTTCGCTTTGATCGTTCTGGGGTCTTTTGGCTCGGTTGTGCTGGCCCAGAAGACTGAGCCGGTTGCGCCGGGCGCGCAAAAGGACGCGCCCAAGCGCGAGAAGGCGCTGGAAAGCAAGGACGAGGCGAAGCGGTTCGGCGAGACCGCGTGGGCGCGACTCGCGCCCGCCGCGGAGCGGCTGTTCAAGGAGAAGGGCATCGACTTCGTGGTCGAAACGGCGCCGTCCCCGCCGAAAGGCGATCCCAATAAAATCGCCGCGATGAGGCCGGCGGAGCGCGAGAAGTTCTTCAAGGAGTTCACCGACGCACGGGCCAAGGAGTTGAACCTCAAGGGGGTTCACGTGTTCGTGAGCATGAAGCCGGAGACGCTGTACGTTCACGTCTCCGAGGCCGCCGACCTGCCCAAGGGCTTCGGCCCGAAGCTCAAGGCCGCGCTGATCGCCAGCTTCCGCGAGAAGAAGTTCGACGAGGGGCTGAACAAGGCCATCGACATGACGCTCGACGCGAAAGGACTGGGGGAGAAGAAGTGA
- a CDS encoding CheR family methyltransferase yields MSDKTEDIELRLLLEAIHKRYHYDFRGYSVASLKRRLTQARERFGCDTFSQLQDRVLHDPAVLPALLAYLTVQVSELFRDPAYFRAIREQVVPHLKTYPSLKVWVAGCSAGEEVYSLAILFREEGLDERTMFYGTDINPEALKRAEAGVYDLDRLPLFTENHRKAGGKSSLSDYYTAAYGSAVFDKSLRRRTVFSDHSLASDAVFAEVQLVSCRNVLIYFDRDLQDRAVGLFKDSLVRKGFLGLGAKESLRFSAHADAFAPFAPDERVYQKQGDL; encoded by the coding sequence GTGAGCGACAAGACCGAAGACATCGAACTGCGGCTCTTGTTGGAAGCGATCCACAAGCGGTACCACTACGACTTCCGCGGGTACTCCGTGGCGTCGCTCAAGCGGCGCCTCACGCAGGCCCGCGAGCGGTTCGGCTGCGACACCTTCTCCCAACTCCAGGACCGCGTCCTCCACGACCCCGCCGTGCTGCCGGCCCTGCTCGCCTACCTGACCGTGCAGGTCAGCGAGCTGTTCCGCGACCCGGCGTACTTCCGCGCGATCCGCGAGCAGGTGGTGCCGCATCTGAAAACGTACCCGTCGCTGAAGGTGTGGGTCGCGGGGTGCAGCGCCGGCGAGGAGGTGTACTCGCTGGCGATCCTGTTCCGCGAGGAGGGGCTTGACGAGCGCACCATGTTCTACGGCACCGACATCAACCCCGAGGCGCTGAAGCGGGCGGAGGCCGGGGTGTACGACCTGGACCGGCTCCCGCTGTTCACCGAGAACCACCGCAAGGCGGGCGGCAAGTCGTCGCTGTCGGACTACTACACCGCGGCTTACGGCAGCGCCGTGTTCGACAAGTCGTTGCGCCGCCGGACCGTGTTCTCGGATCATAGCCTGGCCTCCGACGCGGTGTTCGCCGAGGTGCAACTGGTGTCGTGCCGCAACGTGCTGATCTACTTCGACCGCGACCTCCAGGACCGCGCCGTCGGGCTGTTCAAGGACTCGCTCGTGCGGAAAGGGTTCCTGGGGCTCGGGGCCAAGGAGAGCCTGCGGTTCTCCGCGCACGCGGACGCCTTCGCCCCGTTCGCCCCGGATGAGCGGGTCTACCAGAAACAGGGGGACCTGTGA